In Necator americanus strain Aroian chromosome IV, whole genome shotgun sequence, the following proteins share a genomic window:
- a CDS encoding hypothetical protein (NECATOR_CHRIV.G16648.T1) produces MVELNDNSDAINDNVDNGMMCEDFVHSGQVFVTLRNPAHPPLIIRCISGLRLYDLCLNDWSVTSNIPHGSILEKDAEDVNTHSCLCSLMFTGTDAKLQRACEFTL; encoded by the exons ATGGTTGAACTCAATGATAATAGCGATGCTATCAATGATAATGTTGATAATGGGATGATGTGTGAGGATTTTGTTCACAGCGGACAAGTCTTCGTCACCCTCCGAAACCCTGCTCATCCACcactaatcatacgctgcatcagcGG TTTGCGTCTTTATGACCTATGTCttaacgactggagcgtgacctcgaaCATACCTCACGGTAGTATTCTCGAG aaagacGCTGAAGATGTGAACACCCATAGTTGTTTATGTTCGTTGATGTTCACAGGAACAGATGCTAAGTTACAAAGAGCATGTGAATTTACTCTTTAA
- a CDS encoding hypothetical protein (NECATOR_CHRIV.G16649.T2) — translation MWWYGSDCANLLYFLLQCVSVICVLVLQTISFCSGRKESGSSKETVMATAILNDKDEKLASPIPSQESDASAQVGTKDTDSKERRGSAEENGSIERPQPKQVFPKRRKRAKLDPADLSESIKTEHTIYERRTKTRDDSAQPSMRLQQHRSDNLILEEPTQKVLSQEPMVEQLTDALNEVKTQNTQRPGRNVLGADLFEEDTQPQVVGSELPERQASSPRRRKSRRKITTLLPYQGTPVVHATASEKAARSKSSTPLCKQEISELGDGAGTSEAVAQDSKNDQGRG, via the exons ATGTGGTGGTATGGAAGCGATTGCGCAAATCTGctctattttttgttacagTGTGTTTCAGTAATATGCGTACTAGTTTTGCAG ACAATCTCATTCTGCAGCGGAAGGAAGGAAAGTGGATCATCGAAAGAGACGGTGATG GCAACTGCGATATTAAACGACAAAG ATGAGAAGTTAGCCAGCCCAATACCATCCCAAGAATCTGATGCCTCAGCGCAGGTGGGAACCAAAGATACTGACAGCAAGGAACGACGTGGATCAGCTGAGGAGAATGGCAGTATCGAAAGACCTCAACCGAAACAAGTGTTCCCCAAAAGGAGAAAACGTGCCAAGCTCGATCCTGCTGATCTATCAGAAAGCATAAAAACGGAACATACTATCTATGAAAGGCGTACAAAAACTCGCGACGATTCAGCTCAACCCTCAATGAGGTTACAGCAACATAGGAGTGACAACCTTATATTGGAGGAACCCACCCAGAAAGTGCTCTCTCAAGAACCTATGGTGGAACAGTTAACCGATGCtttaaatgaagtgaaaacgCAGAATACGCAGAGGCCGGGGAGGAACGTGCTTGGCGCGGACTTGTTTGAAGAGGATACACAACCACAAGTAGTTGGGTCAGAATTACCGGAAAGGCAAGCGAGTTCACCGCGACGGCGGAAGTCTAGACGCAAAATCACCACGTTGCTTCCCTACCAAGGTACTCCGGTGGTGCATGCGACAGCTTCGGAAAAAGCTGCCAGATCGAAGTCGTCAACACCTCTCTGTAAGCAGGAAATCTCAGAG CTAGGCGACGGTGCAGGTACAAGTGAGGCCGTTGCACAGGATTCTAAGAATGATCAAGGAAGAGGGTAG
- a CDS encoding hypothetical protein (NECATOR_CHRIV.G16649.T1), producing the protein MWWYGSDCANLLYFLLQCVSVICVLVLQTISFCSGRKESGSSKETVMATAILNDKDEKLASPIPSQESDASAQVGTKDTDSKERRGSAEENGSIERPQPKQVFPKRRKRAKLDPADLSESIKTEHTIYERRTKTRDDSAQPSMRLQQHRSDNLILEEPTQKVLSQEPMVEQLTDALNEVKTQNTQRPGRNVLGADLFEEDTQPQVVGSELPERQASSPRRRKSRRKITTLLPYQGTPVVHATASEKAARSKSSTPLCKQEISEPVGQWVMLMFGRIIVMLVRWGQGSQRRV; encoded by the exons ATGTGGTGGTATGGAAGCGATTGCGCAAATCTGctctattttttgttacagTGTGTTTCAGTAATATGCGTACTAGTTTTGCAG ACAATCTCATTCTGCAGCGGAAGGAAGGAAAGTGGATCATCGAAAGAGACGGTGATG GCAACTGCGATATTAAACGACAAAG ATGAGAAGTTAGCCAGCCCAATACCATCCCAAGAATCTGATGCCTCAGCGCAGGTGGGAACCAAAGATACTGACAGCAAGGAACGACGTGGATCAGCTGAGGAGAATGGCAGTATCGAAAGACCTCAACCGAAACAAGTGTTCCCCAAAAGGAGAAAACGTGCCAAGCTCGATCCTGCTGATCTATCAGAAAGCATAAAAACGGAACATACTATCTATGAAAGGCGTACAAAAACTCGCGACGATTCAGCTCAACCCTCAATGAGGTTACAGCAACATAGGAGTGACAACCTTATATTGGAGGAACCCACCCAGAAAGTGCTCTCTCAAGAACCTATGGTGGAACAGTTAACCGATGCtttaaatgaagtgaaaacgCAGAATACGCAGAGGCCGGGGAGGAACGTGCTTGGCGCGGACTTGTTTGAAGAGGATACACAACCACAAGTAGTTGGGTCAGAATTACCGGAAAGGCAAGCGAGTTCACCGCGACGGCGGAAGTCTAGACGCAAAATCACCACGTTGCTTCCCTACCAAGGTACTCCGGTGGTGCATGCGACAGCTTCGGAAAAAGCTGCCAGATCGAAGTCGTCAACACCTCTCTGTAAGCAGGAAATCTCAGAG CCTGTGGGACAGTGGGTGATGCTTATGTTTGGGCGGATAATAGTAATGCTCGTTCGATGGGGTCAGGGTAGCCAGCGAAGGGT CTAG
- a CDS encoding hypothetical protein (NECATOR_CHRIV.G16650.T2): protein MSKGGGLDSPPANKLPLSISGPNDLSQILGTRGTIQEFEELMSSSSRVRQGTSTLSSNEGSKTDIYGGGDKILLKICRKDHLFYEVTVDDSNAKISFRHMPEVQSSSRRLTPPRELAIPETPLSTGSGSHTVEYRNQIDPNRPTPLSVKCFA from the exons ATGtccaagggaggcggtttagATTCGCCTCCAGCAAATAAGCTCCCCTTGTCCATTTCGGGACCCAACGACCTCTCGCAAATCCTTGGAACTAGGG GAACAATACAGGAGTTTGAGGAGTTGATGTCCTCGTCATCACGAGTACGGCAAGGAACGTCGACTCTTTCGAGCAACGAAGGCTCCAAAACGGACATTTACGGAGGAGGAGAT AAGATCCTattgaaaatttgcagaaaagatCATTTGTTCTACGAGGTCACTGTTGATGATTCCAACGCGAAAATTAGTTTCAGACATATGCCTGAAGTTCAGAGTTCATCACGTCGACTAACACCACCcagggaactcgcaattccagaaaccCCTCTCTCTACTGGAAGTGGTAGTCACACGGTGGAGTACCGTAATCAAATCGATCCAAATCGACCCACACCACTGTCTGTAAAATGTTTTGCTTGA
- a CDS encoding hypothetical protein (NECATOR_CHRIV.G16650.T1), whose translation MSKGGGLDSPPANKLPLSISGPNDLSQILGTRGTIQEFEELMSSSSRVRQGTSTLSSNEGSKTDIYGGGDVGQHQLRLSSKDHLFYEVTVDDSNAKISFRHMPEVQSSSRRLTPPRELAIPETPLSTGSGSHTVEYRNQIDPNRPTPLSVKCFA comes from the exons ATGtccaagggaggcggtttagATTCGCCTCCAGCAAATAAGCTCCCCTTGTCCATTTCGGGACCCAACGACCTCTCGCAAATCCTTGGAACTAGGG GAACAATACAGGAGTTTGAGGAGTTGATGTCCTCGTCATCACGAGTACGGCAAGGAACGTCGACTCTTTCGAGCAACGAAGGCTCCAAAACGGACATTTACGGAGGAGGAGATGTGGGTCAGCACCAGCTTCGACTATCTTC aaaagatCATTTGTTCTACGAGGTCACTGTTGATGATTCCAACGCGAAAATTAGTTTCAGACATATGCCTGAAGTTCAGAGTTCATCACGTCGACTAACACCACCcagggaactcgcaattccagaaaccCCTCTCTCTACTGGAAGTGGTAGTCACACGGTGGAGTACCGTAATCAAATCGATCCAAATCGACCCACACCACTGTCTGTAAAATGTTTTGCTTGA